A region from the Streptomyces sp. 3214.6 genome encodes:
- a CDS encoding beta-glucoside-specific PTS transporter subunit IIABC translates to MDVNGSAKAVLDALGGAQNVAALQHCSTRLRFTLADDAKVDAQRLRAIPGVVGVVTGPPQTQVVVGSKVIDFHNALSRLLGDRDGDGGAVPAAKTPWTWKRLGGTVMDFVVSVFTPVVPAIAGAGVLKSLLLLLTTIHWVSDTDPTYLLFAAIPTAVFTFLPLFVAYTTARKLNVNRPVALGTVGVLLHPGFTELITREGGISMFGIPVTNVPYNAQVFPAILAVLFLAIVERFFNKYTPGPIRVFFVPMMCFLIVVPVTMLALGPLGYGMGTQLTSAMLWMHSTLGWVAVALLAALLPFVISVGMHKAFIPPTINTMTATGSESLYNPASLAHNMSEAGATLAIALRTKRQELRATSLSAGVSALFGITEPALYGVTLQNKRTLVAVVAGAFSGGAYVGITHVSSYAVVGPGLASMSMFVNADDPSNIVNAVVGLLVAFGVAFAISALTWKDSTSAAIAEKTRQAGPESVSAGASGAGELLITPVSGVVVPLSEVGDQVFSSGVLGAGVAIEPTSGRFVAPVDGTVTSLLPSKHAIGITTPSGAEILVHIGIDTVKLAGEHFTAHVAQGDTVTAGQLVVDVDIEAVKAAGYVLTTPVVVLNSADHPLSDIATGPVGTDGPLATLRKKELSDAAA, encoded by the coding sequence ATGGACGTGAACGGGAGCGCGAAAGCGGTTCTCGACGCCCTGGGCGGCGCGCAGAACGTCGCCGCCCTGCAGCACTGCTCGACCCGGCTGCGCTTCACCCTGGCGGACGACGCGAAAGTGGACGCACAACGCCTGCGGGCCATCCCGGGTGTGGTGGGGGTCGTGACCGGCCCGCCGCAGACGCAGGTCGTCGTCGGCAGCAAGGTCATCGACTTCCACAACGCCTTGAGCAGGCTGCTCGGTGACCGTGACGGGGATGGTGGGGCGGTGCCCGCCGCCAAGACGCCCTGGACCTGGAAGCGCCTGGGCGGCACGGTGATGGACTTCGTGGTGAGCGTCTTCACCCCGGTCGTCCCGGCCATCGCCGGCGCGGGCGTACTGAAGTCACTGCTGCTTCTGCTGACAACGATCCACTGGGTGTCGGACACCGATCCGACCTACCTCCTCTTCGCTGCCATTCCGACAGCGGTCTTCACTTTCCTGCCACTCTTCGTCGCCTACACGACGGCGCGGAAACTCAACGTGAACCGGCCGGTCGCGCTCGGCACCGTCGGGGTGCTGCTGCATCCCGGATTCACCGAGCTGATCACGCGAGAAGGTGGAATCTCGATGTTCGGGATCCCTGTGACGAACGTGCCTTACAACGCGCAGGTATTCCCCGCAATTCTCGCCGTTCTGTTCCTCGCGATCGTCGAGCGGTTCTTCAACAAATACACGCCGGGGCCGATCCGGGTGTTCTTCGTACCGATGATGTGCTTCCTGATCGTCGTGCCGGTGACAATGCTGGCGCTGGGCCCCCTGGGTTACGGCATGGGCACTCAGCTCACCTCGGCGATGCTGTGGATGCACTCCACGCTCGGCTGGGTCGCGGTCGCACTGCTCGCCGCACTGCTTCCCTTCGTGATCTCGGTCGGCATGCACAAGGCGTTCATTCCTCCGACGATCAACACCATGACCGCGACCGGCTCCGAGAGTCTCTACAACCCGGCCTCGCTGGCGCACAACATGAGTGAAGCGGGTGCGACCCTGGCCATCGCCCTGCGCACCAAGAGGCAGGAACTGCGCGCCACCTCCCTCTCTGCCGGCGTCTCCGCGCTGTTCGGCATCACCGAGCCCGCTCTCTACGGCGTGACCCTGCAGAACAAGCGGACCCTGGTGGCGGTGGTCGCCGGGGCGTTCAGCGGGGGCGCCTACGTCGGCATCACCCACGTCTCCTCCTACGCCGTGGTCGGCCCGGGTCTGGCGAGCATGTCGATGTTCGTCAACGCCGACGATCCGTCCAACATCGTCAATGCGGTCGTAGGCCTGCTGGTGGCCTTTGGGGTCGCCTTCGCCATCTCCGCGCTGACCTGGAAGGACTCCACGTCCGCGGCCATCGCCGAAAAGACCCGTCAGGCAGGTCCCGAGTCCGTGTCCGCCGGGGCGTCGGGCGCCGGCGAGCTGCTGATCACTCCGGTCAGCGGCGTCGTGGTTCCGCTCTCCGAGGTCGGAGACCAGGTGTTCAGCTCGGGAGTGCTCGGTGCGGGAGTGGCGATCGAGCCGACCTCCGGCCGGTTCGTCGCGCCCGTGGACGGCACCGTCACCTCGCTGCTCCCCTCCAAGCACGCCATCGGCATCACCACACCGTCAGGTGCCGAGATCCTGGTCCACATCGGGATCGACACCGTGAAGCTGGCCGGTGAGCACTTCACCGCGCATGTCGCCCAGGGCGACACCGTCACCGCGGGCCAGCTCGTCGTGGACGTGGACATCGAGGCGGTCAAGGCCGCAGGCTACGTGCTGACCACGCCGGTCGTGGTCCTCAACTCCGCCGACCACCCGCTCTCCGACATCGCCACCGGCCCGGTCGGGACCGACGGCCCGCTCGCCACCCTCCGCAAGAAGGAACTCTCCGATGCCGCTGCCTGA
- a CDS encoding HPr family phosphocarrier protein: MPSRTVTVGSAVGLHARPAALIAAAVSEYDAGITLAKPGEEAVDASSALLIMTLGAQRGDTVEVAGEDPAAIDVIADLIARDLDA, encoded by the coding sequence ATGCCCTCCCGCACTGTGACCGTCGGTTCCGCCGTCGGTCTGCACGCTCGTCCCGCCGCACTCATCGCGGCAGCGGTGAGCGAGTACGACGCCGGCATCACACTCGCCAAGCCGGGCGAGGAAGCGGTTGACGCCTCCTCGGCGCTGCTGATCATGACCCTTGGCGCCCAGCGGGGGGACACCGTAGAGGTGGCCGGTGAGGATCCGGCGGCTATCGATGTGATCGCCGACCTGATCGCACGCGACCTGGATGCCTGA
- the ptsP gene encoding phosphoenolpyruvate--protein phosphotransferase yields MTSNILSGTPVVPGVVYGPAARITNEIPLSAVDAYRRRPPGDPEELLLAYDSAVARVAESLHARSANASGSAAEVLVATAGLVRDKGLRHSVHKRLEAREPLLTAVSGAVEEFTVLFTKMGGLMAERVTDLEDIERRITARIVGVAEPGLVLPAEPSVLVAEDLAPADTAGLDPGRILALVTERGGPTSHTAIIARQLGLPCIVAASGVTSVPDGTRLLVDGTSGTIESEPDATHANRRVAQGRAWRERLATWCGPARTADGAPVKLLANVADGRSARAAAPTPVEGVGLFRTELCFLSRETEPDVEIQAAIYAEVLAAFDTGRTVVIRTLDAGSDKPIPYATSAGEDNPALGVRGLRLSFGNPGLLKRQLDAVALAAATTGTSPWVMAPMVATVDEAAGFAAEVRSRGLTAGIMVETPAAALLADRILDVVDFVSIGTNDLTQYAMAADRLAADLAHLTDPWQPAVLRLVAMTAEAGRRLGKPVGVCGEAAADPLLACVLVGLGVTSVSMAPAAVPSVGVQVESVAAKQCRAAAENVMRAVDPQEARELARAVLTPA; encoded by the coding sequence GTGACGTCGAACATCCTCAGCGGCACGCCTGTGGTGCCCGGTGTCGTCTACGGCCCGGCGGCCCGGATCACCAACGAGATTCCCCTCAGTGCCGTTGACGCCTACCGCCGCCGCCCGCCAGGCGACCCCGAAGAACTCCTCCTCGCGTACGACAGTGCGGTGGCGCGGGTGGCCGAGTCGCTGCACGCTCGCTCCGCCAACGCCTCCGGGAGCGCGGCCGAGGTCCTCGTCGCGACCGCCGGACTCGTCCGGGACAAGGGCCTGCGTCACTCTGTACACAAGCGGCTCGAGGCGCGCGAGCCGCTGCTGACCGCGGTCTCCGGGGCCGTGGAGGAGTTCACCGTCCTCTTCACCAAGATGGGCGGCCTCATGGCCGAACGGGTCACCGACCTGGAGGACATCGAGCGGCGGATCACCGCGCGGATCGTGGGGGTGGCGGAGCCGGGGCTCGTGCTCCCGGCCGAACCCAGCGTCCTCGTTGCCGAGGATCTGGCGCCGGCCGACACGGCCGGTCTGGACCCTGGGCGCATCCTCGCCCTGGTCACCGAGAGGGGCGGCCCCACCAGCCACACCGCCATCATCGCCCGGCAGCTGGGGCTTCCCTGCATCGTCGCAGCGTCCGGCGTCACCTCTGTCCCGGACGGCACACGGCTCTTGGTCGACGGCACGTCAGGAACCATCGAGTCCGAGCCCGACGCGACCCACGCGAACCGGCGGGTCGCGCAGGGCCGCGCGTGGCGTGAGCGGCTGGCGACCTGGTGCGGCCCCGCGAGAACTGCCGACGGGGCGCCGGTAAAGCTGCTCGCCAACGTGGCCGACGGCCGGTCAGCCCGCGCCGCGGCCCCGACGCCCGTTGAGGGTGTCGGGCTGTTCAGGACCGAGCTCTGCTTCCTCAGCCGGGAAACCGAGCCCGACGTCGAGATACAGGCGGCGATCTACGCCGAGGTGCTCGCCGCGTTCGACACGGGACGAACCGTGGTGATCCGCACCCTCGACGCGGGTTCCGACAAGCCCATCCCCTACGCCACGTCGGCAGGCGAGGACAATCCCGCCCTCGGCGTCAGGGGATTGCGTCTCTCGTTCGGCAACCCCGGCCTCCTGAAGCGGCAGTTGGACGCCGTCGCTCTCGCCGCCGCGACGACAGGGACCTCCCCTTGGGTGATGGCGCCCATGGTCGCGACCGTCGACGAGGCGGCTGGCTTCGCAGCCGAGGTCCGCTCCCGTGGACTCACCGCCGGCATCATGGTCGAGACACCCGCGGCGGCACTTCTGGCCGACCGGATCCTAGACGTCGTGGACTTCGTCTCCATCGGCACCAACGACCTCACCCAGTACGCCATGGCCGCCGATCGCCTGGCCGCGGACCTCGCGCACCTCACCGACCCCTGGCAGCCGGCAGTCCTGCGGCTGGTGGCGATGACGGCCGAAGCCGGCCGGCGGCTCGGCAAGCCTGTGGGGGTGTGCGGTGAAGCTGCCGCCGACCCCCTCCTCGCCTGCGTCCTTGTCGGCCTGGGCGTCACCTCTGTGTCCATGGCACCCGCGGCCGTACCGTCCGTCGGCGTCCAAGTGGAGAGCGTGGCCGCCAAGCAGTGCCGGGCGGCGGCCGAGAACGTCATGAGGGCCGTCGACCCGCAGGAAGCGCGCGAACTCGCCCGCGCGGTCCTCACGCCGGCGTGA
- a CDS encoding branched-chain amino acid ABC transporter permease, giving the protein MTVQTAPAEATVLPAVHRGGRATVLGLAGTAVVLLTMAALPYVVESGVTAQLVKLCYLVALASMWNLLAGYAGMMSMGQQAFIGLGAYLLFVVNDHGVNVYAGTLVVSAAVALLAWPVSYLAFRLRGGYFAVGTWVIAEVVRLIVVRFDSLGAASGRTLSDVTTDPVLRRAFTYWLALAVMATAVLGTYAVLRSRLGLSLQAIRDDDTAAASLGVNVTRGKRIIYITAAAGCAAAGAVICVNSLGVASPTQIFGVQYSALMVFMVIIGGIGTIEGPVVGAITYFLLDKYFAQSGVWYLIVVGAAAIVVSLYLPRGLWGTLAHRTGFAVFPVRHTVRS; this is encoded by the coding sequence ATGACCGTCCAGACAGCACCCGCCGAGGCGACCGTACTTCCGGCCGTACACCGCGGTGGCCGCGCTACCGTCCTGGGCCTGGCAGGAACGGCCGTCGTCCTCCTGACGATGGCGGCCCTCCCCTACGTCGTCGAATCGGGGGTGACGGCCCAACTGGTGAAGCTCTGCTACCTGGTGGCCCTGGCCTCCATGTGGAACCTGCTCGCGGGGTACGCGGGCATGATGTCGATGGGCCAGCAGGCGTTCATCGGCCTGGGCGCCTACCTGCTGTTCGTCGTCAACGACCACGGCGTGAACGTCTACGCCGGCACGCTCGTCGTCTCCGCCGCGGTGGCTCTGCTCGCCTGGCCGGTGTCGTACCTCGCCTTCCGGCTGCGCGGCGGCTACTTCGCCGTCGGCACCTGGGTGATCGCCGAGGTCGTCCGCCTGATCGTGGTCCGCTTCGACTCCCTGGGTGCTGCAAGTGGACGCACCCTCTCGGACGTCACCACCGATCCGGTGCTGCGGCGCGCCTTCACCTACTGGCTGGCGCTCGCCGTGATGGCCACGGCCGTGCTCGGCACCTACGCCGTCCTGCGCAGCCGGCTCGGCCTGAGCCTCCAGGCCATCCGTGACGACGACACGGCCGCCGCTTCCCTCGGCGTGAACGTCACACGCGGCAAGCGGATCATTTACATCACAGCGGCCGCCGGATGTGCCGCCGCCGGTGCGGTGATCTGCGTCAACAGCCTGGGGGTGGCGTCGCCGACGCAGATCTTCGGGGTGCAGTACTCGGCCCTGATGGTCTTCATGGTGATCATCGGTGGCATCGGCACGATCGAGGGCCCCGTCGTCGGCGCGATCACGTACTTCCTCCTCGACAAGTACTTCGCGCAGAGCGGTGTCTGGTACCTGATCGTGGTGGGCGCGGCCGCGATCGTGGTCTCCCTGTATCTGCCACGGGGGTTGTGGGGGACGCTGGCGCACCGCACGGGCTTCGCCGTCTTCCCGGTGCGCCATACGGTCCGGTCATAG
- a CDS encoding branched-chain amino acid ABC transporter permease, producing MNWLNAILQGVLLGGIFAMAAAGLSLVFGVMRIANLAHGDLMILGGYVASVTAAHYGVPVPVTVVVSMIAVGGLGYLVQRSLLDRAMGLGELAPMLVTFGISVIIPNVLVQVFSSDAQPLPIGSLGTASIDLGGGLAIGWFPLITVGAAVAVLSSLHLFLFRTQPGRIVRATSDDRAVVRLMGVDNRRVYALTSVIAFATVALAGVLYTMRQGGVTPFEGQLTVLFAFETVIIGGLGSLWGTLAGGVVLGVAQSVGAQISPDLPLLTGHVVFLLVLVFRPQGLFGRSVLA from the coding sequence ATGAACTGGCTCAACGCAATCCTGCAGGGCGTCCTGCTCGGCGGCATCTTCGCCATGGCCGCCGCGGGACTTTCCCTCGTCTTCGGCGTGATGCGGATCGCCAACCTCGCCCACGGGGACCTGATGATCCTCGGCGGTTATGTGGCCTCGGTGACCGCTGCCCACTACGGCGTCCCGGTCCCCGTCACCGTCGTGGTGTCGATGATCGCGGTGGGCGGGCTCGGCTACCTGGTCCAACGCTCCCTGCTGGACCGGGCGATGGGCCTCGGCGAACTCGCCCCGATGCTGGTCACCTTCGGCATCTCGGTGATCATCCCGAACGTCCTGGTCCAGGTGTTCAGCAGCGACGCGCAGCCCCTGCCCATCGGCTCGCTCGGCACCGCGAGCATCGACCTCGGCGGTGGCCTGGCCATCGGCTGGTTCCCCCTGATCACGGTGGGCGCGGCGGTGGCGGTCCTTTCCTCCCTCCACCTCTTCCTCTTCCGCACGCAGCCCGGCCGCATAGTCCGGGCCACGTCCGACGACCGCGCGGTGGTCCGCCTCATGGGCGTCGACAACCGCCGCGTGTACGCCCTGACTTCGGTCATCGCCTTCGCGACGGTGGCCCTGGCCGGTGTCCTGTACACGATGCGACAGGGCGGCGTCACCCCCTTCGAGGGTCAGCTCACCGTCCTGTTCGCCTTCGAGACGGTCATCATCGGCGGTCTCGGCTCGCTGTGGGGCACGCTCGCGGGTGGTGTGGTGCTCGGTGTGGCGCAGTCCGTCGGCGCCCAGATCTCCCCGGACCTTCCCCTGCTCACGGGGCACGTGGTCTTCCTCCTGGTCCTGGTGTTCCGCCCGCAGGGCCTGTTCGGCAGGAGTGTCCTCGCATGA
- a CDS encoding ABC transporter ATP-binding protein has translation MSTLLRVDSVDAGYGDFQALFGIDLDVAEGELLALVGANGAGKSTLLKTVAGALKPFRGTIGLAGDDVTAEPDIRRARKGVCLVPEGRRLFPSLTVEENLQVGAATGRKGPWNLAKVYEAIPLVADRRTRKAARLSGGEQQAVAIGRALMGNPRLLLLDEVSLGLAPLVVDQLYTALPGIRAEGATVILVEQDLNRTFAVADRIACVLEGRIVLTGTTAGLTRDEVTAAYFGTGAFPEVKTP, from the coding sequence ATGAGCACGCTGCTGCGAGTCGACTCCGTCGATGCCGGATACGGCGACTTCCAGGCCCTGTTCGGCATCGACCTCGACGTGGCCGAGGGTGAGCTGCTCGCCCTTGTCGGCGCCAACGGCGCAGGGAAATCAACTCTGTTGAAAACCGTCGCGGGAGCCCTGAAGCCCTTCCGCGGCACCATCGGCCTGGCCGGTGACGACGTCACCGCCGAGCCGGACATCCGCCGGGCCCGCAAGGGTGTCTGTCTGGTCCCGGAGGGCCGCCGGCTCTTCCCGTCGCTCACCGTGGAGGAGAACCTCCAGGTGGGCGCCGCCACCGGGCGCAAGGGCCCCTGGAACCTGGCCAAGGTGTACGAGGCGATCCCGCTCGTCGCCGACCGCCGTACCCGCAAGGCAGCCCGGCTCTCCGGCGGTGAGCAGCAGGCCGTCGCCATCGGCCGCGCCCTGATGGGCAATCCGCGTCTGCTGCTCCTCGACGAGGTCTCCCTGGGCCTGGCCCCGCTCGTCGTGGACCAGCTCTACACGGCGCTGCCCGGTATCCGTGCCGAGGGCGCGACCGTGATCCTGGTCGAGCAGGACCTGAACCGCACGTTCGCCGTGGCGGACCGCATCGCGTGTGTCCTGGAGGGCCGGATCGTGCTAACCGGCACGACGGCCGGACTCACCCGCGACGAGGTGACCGCCGCGTACTTCGGCACCGGTGCCTTCCCGGAGGTGAAGACCCCATGA
- a CDS encoding ABC transporter ATP-binding protein: MTGPLLEVDHLAVHFGELRVLEDVELTVPRGQAVGIVGPNGAGKSTLLSAISGVERATAGSVRLAGRDVTRTSAAQRCRLGVGRSFQIPRPFGDLTVFENALVGAERGARLRGAPAREQALRALETAGLLHLANKPAGSLPLLGRKRLELARALATGPDLLLLDEIAGGLTEAEAEELVTTVLSLKESGVTILWIEHVVKALVQVVDRLVCLAYGRIRVDGDPHEVLASDEVAEVYLGGAAA; the protein is encoded by the coding sequence GTGACCGGCCCCCTGCTCGAAGTGGACCATCTCGCCGTGCACTTCGGGGAGTTGCGGGTCCTGGAAGACGTCGAGCTGACCGTACCCCGGGGGCAGGCCGTCGGCATCGTCGGCCCGAACGGCGCGGGCAAGTCGACCCTGCTCAGTGCGATCTCGGGCGTCGAGCGCGCGACCGCGGGTTCCGTGCGGCTGGCGGGCCGCGATGTCACCCGCACCTCCGCGGCGCAGCGATGTCGGCTCGGCGTCGGCCGCTCCTTCCAGATACCGCGCCCCTTCGGCGACCTGACCGTGTTCGAGAACGCCCTGGTCGGGGCCGAGCGGGGAGCCCGGCTGCGCGGCGCCCCCGCCCGCGAGCAGGCCCTGCGCGCGCTGGAGACCGCCGGGCTGCTCCACCTCGCCAACAAGCCCGCCGGTTCACTGCCCCTCCTCGGCCGCAAACGGCTGGAGCTGGCGCGGGCGCTCGCCACCGGCCCCGACCTGCTCCTCCTCGACGAGATCGCGGGCGGCCTCACCGAGGCCGAGGCGGAGGAACTCGTCACCACCGTGCTGTCCCTGAAGGAGTCCGGCGTGACGATCCTGTGGATCGAGCATGTCGTCAAGGCCCTGGTCCAGGTCGTCGACCGGCTGGTCTGCCTCGCCTACGGCCGGATCCGCGTCGACGGCGACCCGCACGAGGTACTGGCCAGCGACGAGGTCGCGGAGGTCTATCTGGGAGGTGCGGCGGCATGA
- a CDS encoding ABC transporter substrate-binding protein: MEHPAIKPSRRSVLRGLGATAVAASPILSACSSGLKGSGTSTGDTIKIGYVSPRTGAYAAFAESDAYILQQMRAFFAKGITHDGKNYDVKILDRDTGSDPQQAATIADELISRQQVDLVLVTATPDTIHPVAAKCESEGVPCVSTIEPWQAWFFGRGGTPKKTFTYTFHFFDGIEHVARVESDMWRQHATNKKVGVLWPNDSDGNAFRDKTTGYRAQPPTKGFTFVDPGSYEPGTKDFSSIIADFKKEGVEILAGVPSPPDFATFWTQAAQQNFKPKIATISKAILFESTVASLPNNLGNGLCTASWWVPQFPFTSTITGQTATALADDYEKSPLSKGRSWNQGLGPNHALFEVANHVLRNANPKDREAVAAQIAKTSLDTVLGHLSWTGGGAANPVKNVATIPMVGTQWVKGSGEAYELKVISNSLLPEVKPDAKAAEL, encoded by the coding sequence ATGGAACACCCCGCGATCAAGCCCTCCCGCCGCAGCGTCCTCAGAGGCCTCGGAGCCACTGCCGTGGCGGCCTCCCCGATCCTCTCCGCCTGTTCCTCCGGCCTCAAGGGCTCGGGCACCTCGACCGGCGACACCATCAAGATCGGCTACGTCAGTCCGCGCACCGGCGCCTACGCGGCCTTCGCCGAGTCCGACGCCTACATCCTCCAGCAGATGCGTGCCTTCTTCGCCAAGGGGATCACCCACGACGGCAAGAACTACGACGTGAAGATCCTGGACCGCGACACCGGCTCGGACCCCCAGCAGGCGGCCACCATTGCGGACGAGCTGATCTCCCGGCAGCAGGTCGACCTGGTCCTCGTCACCGCGACGCCGGACACGATCCACCCGGTGGCGGCCAAGTGCGAGAGCGAGGGCGTGCCCTGCGTCTCGACCATCGAGCCCTGGCAGGCCTGGTTCTTCGGACGCGGCGGCACGCCGAAGAAGACCTTCACGTACACGTTCCACTTCTTCGACGGCATCGAGCACGTGGCCAGGGTCGAGAGCGACATGTGGCGGCAGCACGCCACCAACAAGAAGGTCGGCGTGCTGTGGCCCAACGACTCCGACGGCAACGCCTTCCGCGACAAGACCACCGGTTACCGCGCGCAGCCCCCGACCAAGGGCTTCACCTTCGTCGACCCCGGTTCCTACGAGCCCGGCACCAAGGACTTCTCGTCGATCATCGCGGACTTCAAGAAGGAGGGCGTCGAGATCCTCGCCGGCGTGCCCTCGCCGCCCGACTTCGCGACGTTCTGGACCCAGGCCGCGCAGCAGAACTTCAAGCCCAAGATCGCCACCATCTCCAAGGCCATCCTCTTCGAGTCGACGGTGGCCTCCCTGCCGAACAACCTCGGCAACGGCCTGTGCACGGCGAGCTGGTGGGTGCCGCAGTTCCCGTTCACCTCCACGATCACCGGTCAGACGGCCACCGCGCTCGCCGACGACTACGAGAAGTCCCCGCTGTCCAAGGGCCGTTCGTGGAACCAGGGGCTCGGCCCCAACCACGCGCTGTTCGAGGTCGCCAACCACGTCCTGCGCAACGCGAACCCCAAGGACCGCGAGGCCGTCGCCGCCCAGATCGCGAAGACCAGCCTCGACACCGTCCTCGGCCACCTCTCCTGGACCGGCGGCGGTGCGGCCAACCCGGTCAAGAACGTCGCCACCATCCCCATGGTCGGCACCCAGTGGGTCAAGGGCAGCGGTGAGGCGTACGAACTGAAGGTCATCAGCAACAGCTTGCTGCCCGAGGTCAAGCCCGACGCCAAGGCGGCGGAACTGTGA
- a CDS encoding amidase family protein, protein MHTALSRLAAGTPTSVSLTEELLTRAERAGDLGAYVTLDADRALAEAAAADRGPARGPLHGLPIAVKDNIHVAGLPNTAGCEALAGFVPDRDAQAITRLRAAGAIVLGKTNMHELALGATTAGGPYGPARNPADPGRFAGGSSGGTATAVAAGLAPAGLGTDTGGSVRVPAALTGIAGLRPTTGRYPAGGVTPLSWTRDTIGPMAPTVADLVLLDAVLAADHDPAEEPDPRDVVLAVPEHHFTEPLHPRTAEVWEHSLDVLRTAGVRLVPVRLPEVETAEERAGFPITLYEVARQLPEYLSTATGGIDPAELLTRITHPDVRTTMERVVFPQAVTETAYKAALEVRDRVLVDGYRRIFRETGAHAVLFPTTPLPAGRIDTDTERVRLDGVLRPSFPTYIRNTGPGSVAALPGLTVPVRSAGPGLPVGAALDAPWNTDRRLLGLGLLVEKLLEAGA, encoded by the coding sequence ATGCACACCGCCCTCTCCCGGCTCGCCGCCGGGACGCCCACCAGCGTCTCGCTCACCGAGGAACTCCTCACACGTGCCGAGCGGGCCGGCGACCTGGGGGCCTACGTCACCCTCGACGCCGACCGCGCTCTCGCCGAGGCCGCAGCGGCGGACCGTGGCCCCGCGCGGGGCCCGCTGCACGGGCTGCCGATCGCGGTCAAGGACAACATCCATGTCGCCGGACTCCCCAACACCGCGGGCTGCGAGGCGCTCGCCGGATTCGTCCCGGACCGCGACGCGCAGGCGATCACCCGGCTGCGCGCCGCAGGCGCGATCGTGCTGGGCAAGACCAACATGCACGAGCTCGCCCTGGGAGCCACCACCGCGGGCGGCCCGTACGGTCCCGCCCGCAATCCGGCCGACCCCGGCCGTTTCGCGGGCGGAAGCAGCGGCGGCACCGCCACGGCCGTCGCCGCGGGTCTGGCCCCGGCCGGGCTGGGCACCGACACCGGCGGCTCGGTCCGCGTCCCGGCCGCGCTCACCGGCATCGCCGGTCTCCGCCCGACCACGGGCCGTTACCCGGCCGGGGGAGTGACCCCGCTGTCGTGGACCCGCGACACCATCGGACCCATGGCCCCGACCGTCGCGGACCTGGTCCTGCTGGATGCCGTCCTCGCCGCCGACCACGACCCGGCCGAGGAACCCGACCCGCGCGATGTCGTGCTCGCAGTACCCGAGCACCACTTCACCGAGCCCCTGCATCCCCGTACCGCCGAGGTGTGGGAGCACTCCCTGGACGTCCTGAGGACCGCCGGGGTCAGGCTCGTGCCGGTACGGCTGCCGGAGGTCGAGACGGCCGAGGAACGGGCCGGATTCCCGATCACCCTCTACGAGGTGGCCAGGCAGCTGCCCGAGTATCTGAGCACGGCGACGGGCGGCATCGATCCGGCGGAACTCCTGACCCGCATCACCCACCCGGACGTACGCACGACCATGGAGAGGGTCGTGTTCCCGCAGGCGGTCACCGAGACGGCGTACAAGGCCGCCCTCGAGGTCCGCGACCGTGTCCTCGTGGACGGCTACCGGCGGATCTTCCGCGAAACCGGAGCCCATGCCGTGCTCTTCCCCACCACCCCCCTGCCCGCCGGACGCATCGACACCGACACCGAGCGTGTACGGCTCGACGGTGTCCTGCGTCCGTCCTTCCCCACCTACATCCGCAACACGGGACCCGGCAGCGTCGCCGCTCTTCCCGGCCTCACCGTGCCCGTCCGGTCGGCGGGCCCGGGACTTCCGGTGGGGGCGGCGCTCGACGCGCCCTGGAACACCGACCGACGGCTCCTGGGCCTCGGCCTGCTGGTCGAAAAGCTCCTGGAAGCGGGAGCATGA